The following proteins come from a genomic window of Gynuella sunshinyii YC6258:
- a CDS encoding HNH endonuclease, with protein sequence MQGTRGRDFTQGFKEACISPKDTKGYTWHHVDDFNSETGYTTMQLVKAKAHEATLPHGGSVSQFEKAFGIEYGSQEAVIISQEQGWLRGKPPKPENQQKKNKGDCG encoded by the coding sequence ATGCAAGGCACTCGAGGGCGAGATTTCACTCAGGGATTTAAAGAAGCCTGTATTTCTCCAAAAGATACAAAAGGATACACATGGCATCATGTGGATGATTTCAACTCAGAAACCGGCTATACAACGATGCAGTTGGTTAAAGCAAAAGCGCACGAGGCTACCCTACCTCATGGCGGTTCTGTTTCACAGTTTGAAAAGGCGTTTGGGATAGAATATGGATCTCAAGAGGCAGTAATTATTTCTCAAGAACAAGGATGGTTACGAGGAAAACCTCCAAAACCAGAAAATCAACAAAAGAAAAACAAAGGCGACTGTGGTTAA
- a CDS encoding RHS repeat-associated core domain-containing protein, producing the protein MGDRHFSYDEYGNLVQIKKGKDQKIVQSLEYNAKHQLIKFEERINGTLKQALTFRYDPFGRRIEKSVFKQDKPEQQTEWATNYKRYRTHNQPDLWYQYAERYVWNGGNLIQTRHIDCNLNNRTFQQYYLYEPYSHKPVGLYDYELGLLDIEADHLGTAKALYSHETGEQLWATEHEVYGKTKNSQSHKTHPKNGFAVDPKLRFAGQYEDIETGLYQNFNRYYDPRTGRYISHDPIGLAGGLNVYQYCPNPVEWVDPLGLSCKEIVSVAEGATPYEAFGNARQMAREKAGLEDDAIPFVQEIGPHKGRVTGMQSPDGTRGWRIDFDPSSDKGFHINWWVKNGLKRKDWTLGAVKVDGASKSDYLSILEHFPHT; encoded by the coding sequence ATGGGTGACCGGCATTTCAGCTACGATGAATACGGCAATCTTGTTCAGATCAAAAAAGGTAAAGATCAAAAGATCGTTCAAAGCCTGGAATACAATGCCAAGCATCAACTTATTAAATTTGAAGAACGCATCAACGGTACACTCAAACAAGCGCTGACCTTCCGCTATGACCCATTTGGCAGAAGGATCGAGAAATCCGTCTTCAAACAGGACAAACCCGAACAACAAACCGAATGGGCGACAAACTACAAACGCTATCGCACCCATAACCAACCCGATCTCTGGTATCAATACGCAGAACGCTATGTCTGGAACGGCGGCAATCTGATTCAGACGCGGCACATCGATTGTAATCTCAATAACCGAACCTTCCAGCAATACTACCTCTACGAGCCTTACAGCCATAAACCGGTGGGCTTGTATGATTATGAACTGGGCCTGCTGGATATCGAAGCTGATCATCTGGGCACCGCCAAAGCCCTGTACAGTCATGAGACCGGAGAACAACTCTGGGCGACTGAGCATGAGGTTTATGGTAAGACCAAAAACAGCCAAAGCCATAAAACCCACCCCAAAAACGGCTTTGCAGTTGATCCGAAATTAAGATTCGCCGGGCAGTACGAAGATATCGAAACCGGGTTGTATCAGAACTTTAATCGGTATTATGATCCCCGGACCGGGCGGTATATCAGTCATGATCCTATTGGACTGGCTGGCGGATTGAATGTTTATCAGTATTGTCCGAATCCAGTTGAATGGGTTGATCCGCTGGGGTTGAGTTGTAAGGAAATAGTTTCAGTTGCGGAAGGGGCCACTCCCTATGAGGCCTTTGGTAATGCAAGGCAAATGGCGCGGGAAAAGGCTGGGCTAGAAGACGACGCCATTCCATTTGTACAGGAAATAGGTCCTCACAAAGGGCGCGTAACGGGAATGCAGTCACCAGATGGTACAAGAGGTTGGCGGATAGATTTTGACCCCAGTTCTGACAAAGGATTCCATATCAACTGGTGGGTTAAAAATGGGCTTAAACGGAAAGACTGGACTCTAGGAGCAGTCAAGGTTGATGGGGCATCAAAGTCTGACTACCTAAGTATTTTAGAGCACTTCCCTCACACTTAA
- a CDS encoding SMI1/KNR4 family protein, with the protein MTTTTFSDIGSQLSKSDLAEIEKRLGFQLPDTLKVFYLQTNGGTPEPDHWIGDDDFEPIYVSGFLKMKDTSPGESSLEDTYQNGISKGFIPTHLLPFALDWGNNYICIDMTGKVFFLATDSWHDDLSMEDNVKKNTRLLCNTLDEFIDSLVSEDEAYG; encoded by the coding sequence ATGACAACAACGACATTTTCTGATATCGGATCACAACTTTCTAAATCTGATCTTGCTGAAATAGAAAAGCGGCTTGGTTTTCAACTACCTGATACATTGAAAGTATTTTATTTGCAGACCAATGGTGGGACTCCTGAACCGGATCATTGGATTGGCGATGATGATTTTGAACCAATCTACGTTTCAGGTTTTTTGAAAATGAAGGACACGTCTCCCGGTGAAAGTTCTCTTGAAGATACATATCAAAATGGAATATCTAAAGGGTTTATTCCAACTCACTTACTTCCATTTGCATTGGATTGGGGTAATAACTATATCTGTATTGATATGACAGGTAAGGTTTTTTTTCTGGCGACAGATTCATGGCATGATGATCTAAGTATGGAAGATAATGTCAAAAAAAATACCAGATTGCTCTGCAATACACTGGATGAATTTATTGATTCTTTGGTGAGTGAAGATGAAGCATATGGCTAA
- a CDS encoding RHS repeat domain-containing protein, with the protein MYDYELGLLDIEADHLGTAKALYSHETGEQLWATEHEVYGKTRNSQSHKIHPRNGSAVDPKLRFAGLYEDIETGLYQNFNRYYDPRTGRYISHDPIGLAGGLNGYQYCPNPIEWIDPLGLSCKEYLYRGVHAEHPALEDAQKGIVKPANPLSNISPELHNQGGYSSASPYTSWSHDPEVARSFAKSRGEGGVLLRVPTGKPGPTDTWSWEFSIDEYYEMEVLLKGERYGAEVLKP; encoded by the coding sequence TTGTATGATTATGAACTGGGCCTGCTGGATATCGAAGCTGATCATCTGGGCACCGCCAAAGCCCTGTACAGTCACGAGACTGGAGAACAACTCTGGGCGACCGAGCATGAGGTTTATGGTAAGACCCGCAACAGCCAGAGCCATAAAATCCATCCGAGGAATGGCTCTGCTGTTGATCCGAAATTACGATTCGCCGGGCTGTACGAAGATATCGAAACCGGGTTGTATCAGAACTTTAATCGGTATTATGATCCCCGGACCGGGCGGTATATCAGTCATGATCCTATTGGACTGGCTGGCGGATTGAATGGTTATCAGTATTGTCCGAATCCCATAGAATGGATTGATCCGCTGGGGTTGAGTTGTAAGGAATATCTATATCGTGGTGTCCATGCAGAACATCCTGCACTTGAAGATGCACAAAAAGGTATTGTTAAACCTGCTAACCCTTTGAGCAATATTTCACCGGAATTACATAATCAAGGAGGTTATTCCAGTGCAAGCCCATATACATCATGGTCCCATGATCCTGAGGTAGCACGGTCATTTGCAAAATCTCGAGGGGAAGGAGGGGTGTTGCTTCGTGTTCCAACCGGTAAACCAGGGCCAACTGATACATGGTCTTGGGAGTTTTCTATAGATGAATACTATGAGATGGAAGTACTTTTAAAAGGTGAAAGATATGGTGCAGAGGTACTGAAACCGTGA